A window of Terriglobales bacterium contains these coding sequences:
- a CDS encoding polysaccharide deacetylase family protein has translation MTTTTPLFHDGVMRRLILAVLLALIAISVSAQQKSLAERLGYPADSRLLIVQTDLGMMHSINRAGFEALEKKLVTSATILVPCPWFPEVAQFARNHPDLDFGLHLALNSEWRPYRWGPVSPRAAVPSLIGADGYFPPLETDVYKNAKPAEVEQEFRAQIQKAQNAGVRVTHVDSHMSAVFGSPALFEIYKKVADEFGLLYLLPRTSKLAENAPSNAILIDRDIQMKPRIPASEWLDWYRRELAALPPGVYQLTVHLGYDDEEARGATEGRDWGAKWRQTDWDVVRSPEFQQMLRDQKFVLISWGDLAKAARSTP, from the coding sequence TTGACTACCACCACCCCGCTGTTCCACGATGGCGTCATGCGCCGCCTCATCCTTGCTGTGCTTCTCGCCCTCATAGCTATATCGGTATCTGCTCAGCAGAAGTCACTTGCCGAACGACTCGGATATCCCGCGGATTCGCGCCTCCTTATCGTGCAAACCGATCTCGGCATGATGCACTCCATCAACCGCGCCGGATTCGAAGCGCTCGAAAAGAAACTCGTCACCTCGGCGACGATCCTCGTTCCTTGCCCATGGTTCCCCGAAGTCGCCCAGTTTGCCCGCAATCACCCGGATCTCGACTTCGGACTTCACCTCGCGCTCAACAGCGAATGGCGTCCGTACCGATGGGGTCCTGTGAGCCCCCGCGCTGCCGTCCCCAGCCTCATCGGCGCCGACGGCTACTTCCCGCCGCTTGAAACCGACGTCTACAAAAACGCCAAACCCGCCGAAGTGGAACAGGAATTCCGCGCCCAGATACAGAAAGCCCAGAACGCCGGGGTCCGCGTTACTCACGTCGACTCCCACATGAGTGCCGTCTTCGGCTCACCCGCTCTCTTCGAGATCTACAAGAAAGTCGCCGACGAGTTCGGCCTGCTTTACCTTCTGCCGCGCACCTCGAAACTTGCCGAGAACGCGCCATCCAACGCCATTCTTATCGATCGCGACATCCAGATGAAACCTCGTATCCCGGCCTCCGAGTGGCTCGATTGGTATCGTCGCGAACTTGCTGCCCTTCCGCCCGGCGTTTACCAACTCACCGTCCATCTTGGCTACGACGACGAGGAAGCCCGCGGCGCCACCGAGGGCCGTGACTGGGGAGCCAAATGGCGACAGACCGACTGGGACGTGGTTCGCAGTCCCGAGTTCCAGCAGATGCTGCGCGACCAGAAATTCGTGCTGATCTCGTGGGGCGACCTCGCCAAAGCCGCCCGCAGCACTCCGTGA
- a CDS encoding HipA family kinase, translated as MPVQAVQHVKRMRGGAQSHLMRADDGHFYVVKFQNNPQHQRVLANEFFATRLAERVGLPVPIVEIVEVDGWLVEHTADLNFQLASHVVPCKEGLHFGSRYVIDPLKGQVLDYLPESMIGQVRNLETFAGILALDKWTCNADGRQAAFWRKMREKKYTATFIDQGYCFNAGEWTFPDSPLRGVYLRNDVYVGVTGWESFEPWLSRLEEMPLDEIAACAENIPAEWFEHDFDGLTLLIQALDHRRKIVRRLIEEFRKSTRSPFPNWRDEAREKPATVPAAWVN; from the coding sequence TTGCCAGTCCAGGCGGTCCAGCACGTCAAGCGTATGCGCGGAGGCGCACAGTCCCACCTCATGCGCGCCGATGACGGCCACTTCTACGTCGTCAAGTTCCAGAACAACCCGCAGCATCAGCGCGTGCTCGCCAACGAGTTCTTCGCTACCCGCCTCGCCGAGCGCGTCGGCCTGCCCGTACCCATCGTCGAAATCGTCGAAGTCGACGGCTGGCTCGTCGAGCATACCGCCGATCTCAACTTCCAACTTGCCAGCCACGTAGTTCCCTGTAAGGAAGGCCTCCACTTCGGCTCCCGCTATGTCATCGATCCGCTCAAAGGGCAAGTTCTCGATTACCTTCCCGAGAGCATGATCGGCCAGGTTCGCAATCTCGAAACTTTCGCTGGCATTCTCGCCCTCGACAAATGGACCTGCAACGCCGATGGCCGCCAGGCTGCCTTCTGGCGCAAAATGCGTGAGAAGAAATACACCGCCACTTTCATCGATCAGGGATACTGCTTCAACGCCGGCGAGTGGACCTTCCCCGATTCGCCCCTCCGCGGCGTATACCTTCGCAACGACGTCTACGTCGGCGTCACCGGATGGGAGAGCTTCGAACCATGGCTCAGCCGCCTCGAAGAAATGCCGCTCGACGAAATCGCCGCCTGCGCCGAGAACATCCCCGCCGAGTGGTTTGAACACGATTTCGACGGCCTCACCCTGCTCATCCAGGCACTCGATCACCGCCGCAAGATCGTCCGCCGCCTCATCGAAGAATTCCGCAAGAGCACGCGCTCGCCCTTCCCCAATTGGCGCGACGAAGCGCGCGAGAAACCGGCCACTGTGCCAGCCGCTTGGGTGAACTGA
- the tyrS gene encoding tyrosine--tRNA ligase, producing the protein MPQFLPVDEQLAYIRKGSVEIIREEELKARLEKSLATGKPLRVKAGFDPTAPDLHLGHTVLIRKLKHFQDMGHTVIFLIGDGTGLIGDPTGRNATRPPLTREQLNANAETYKAQVFKILDKEKTEIRFNSDWLDKLGFEGMIRLTAKFTVSQMLEREDFHKRFQEEKPISVHELIYPMAQGYDSVALEADVELGGTDQKFNLLVGRQLQREFGQPSQIVLTMPLLEGTDGIQKMSKSYGNYIGITESPKEIYGKLMSISDLLMWRYYELLTDVTTAEIETMTAKANAGEANPMQFKKELAQRIVADFHGVEAGRQAAEDWAKQFQKDEVPENIETVTIALADVAGSNGVRLDKLLAKAGLAESASDGARKIKAKAVRVDGEVKLEPVLHLSAPVEVTVRAGRLMKKVAITS; encoded by the coding sequence ATGCCGCAATTTCTACCTGTTGATGAACAACTCGCATACATAAGAAAAGGCTCCGTTGAGATCATTCGCGAAGAGGAGCTTAAGGCTCGTCTGGAGAAGTCTTTGGCGACGGGCAAGCCGTTGAGGGTGAAGGCCGGATTCGATCCGACCGCGCCCGACCTTCATCTTGGACACACGGTGCTGATCCGGAAGCTGAAGCACTTCCAGGACATGGGGCACACGGTTATCTTCCTGATCGGTGATGGGACGGGATTGATTGGCGATCCGACGGGGCGGAATGCTACTCGTCCGCCGTTGACTCGCGAACAGCTCAATGCGAATGCCGAGACCTATAAGGCGCAGGTGTTCAAGATTCTTGACAAAGAAAAGACGGAGATTCGCTTCAATAGCGATTGGCTCGACAAGCTCGGGTTTGAAGGGATGATCCGGCTGACGGCGAAGTTCACGGTTTCGCAGATGCTCGAACGCGAGGACTTTCACAAGCGCTTCCAGGAAGAGAAGCCGATTTCCGTACACGAGTTGATCTATCCGATGGCGCAGGGGTATGACTCGGTCGCGCTGGAAGCCGACGTTGAGTTAGGCGGCACGGACCAGAAATTCAACCTGCTCGTGGGACGTCAATTGCAGAGAGAGTTCGGACAGCCGTCGCAGATCGTGTTGACGATGCCGCTGCTGGAAGGCACGGACGGCATTCAGAAGATGTCGAAGTCGTATGGAAATTACATCGGCATTACGGAGAGCCCGAAAGAAATTTACGGCAAGCTGATGTCGATCTCCGACCTGTTGATGTGGCGCTACTACGAGCTGCTGACGGACGTGACTACCGCCGAAATCGAAACGATGACGGCAAAGGCGAATGCAGGGGAAGCGAATCCGATGCAGTTCAAGAAAGAACTGGCACAGCGGATTGTGGCAGACTTCCACGGCGTCGAGGCAGGTCGCCAAGCGGCGGAAGACTGGGCGAAGCAGTTCCAGAAGGATGAAGTTCCGGAGAATATCGAGACGGTAACGATCGCGTTGGCGGATGTCGCTGGGTCGAATGGAGTCAGGCTGGACAAATTGCTGGCGAAAGCAGGGTTGGCGGAATCTGCGTCGGATGGTGCACGGAAGATCAAGGCGAAGGCCGTGCGCGTGGACGGCGAAGTGAAGCTGGAGCCGGTACTGCATCTGTCGGCCCCGGTGGAAGTGACAGTCCGCGCCGGACGCCTAATGAAAAAAGTGGCGATTACCTCTTAA
- a CDS encoding M23 family metallopeptidase, producing MRKRFYILFVARDPEGELRKIPIPLHYLYVFMAGALIGMMTITGMAGSYGRMLTKVMRFNELRSEKEALKTRYSQLEQVAKEKDIQVASLGTLASEVSALYGLKQDAYLTADVEGPEDSIQLSIDQLNALRHTAMSGAATIGIGMGVTRKTSITEWLRMAEMPNLWPVAGRITGAFGERIDPFNGEGAFHRGIDISTDYGRPIVAPADGVVMYAGPENGYGRLIEIEHSHGITTRYGHMSAFAVNSGQHVTRGQVIGYVGNTGRSTAPHLHYEVWVHRSPVNPYKFLRLAANAGLIG from the coding sequence TTGCGTAAGCGATTCTACATTCTGTTCGTAGCGCGCGACCCCGAAGGTGAACTGCGCAAAATCCCGATCCCATTGCATTATCTGTATGTATTCATGGCAGGTGCCCTGATCGGGATGATGACGATCACCGGCATGGCCGGCTCGTATGGCCGGATGCTGACCAAGGTGATGCGTTTCAACGAGTTACGGTCCGAGAAGGAAGCGCTTAAAACGCGGTATAGCCAGTTGGAGCAGGTGGCCAAGGAGAAGGACATCCAAGTGGCCTCACTCGGTACACTGGCCAGCGAAGTGTCTGCCCTTTACGGTCTGAAGCAGGACGCCTACCTGACGGCTGACGTCGAAGGTCCTGAGGATTCCATCCAGCTTTCCATCGACCAACTGAATGCTTTGCGACACACCGCGATGAGCGGCGCCGCGACGATCGGAATCGGCATGGGAGTGACCCGGAAGACGAGCATCACAGAGTGGCTGCGTATGGCAGAAATGCCGAACCTTTGGCCGGTCGCAGGGCGCATTACGGGAGCTTTTGGCGAGCGCATTGATCCGTTCAACGGTGAAGGCGCGTTCCATCGCGGAATCGACATCTCGACCGACTACGGCAGGCCAATTGTGGCACCCGCGGACGGCGTAGTGATGTATGCCGGTCCGGAGAACGGATACGGAAGACTGATCGAGATTGAGCATTCGCACGGAATCACGACGCGGTACGGGCACATGTCCGCGTTCGCGGTGAATTCCGGACAGCACGTGACCCGGGGACAGGTGATTGGTTACGTCGGCAATACTGGACGGAGCACGGCGCCGCACCTGCACTACGAAGTTTGGGTACACCGGAGCCCAGTGAATCCGTACAAGTTCCTGCGGTTGGCTGCGAATGCAGGGTTGATCGGATAA
- a CDS encoding DUF6448 family protein, with protein MRKIASCILFLLFSVAAFAHCDGLDGPVVKAARAALAAKNANLVLIWVQPSHETELREAFQSALKAAGSTSEEAANHKFFETAVRLHRAGEGAEFDGLKPAGNIPAPLVAADRALELRSPDMLLEQINADHREKVRQQFQKVVSVADYRPDDVSAGREYVHQYVVLLHLVEHLTQEAAPASAHDHQ; from the coding sequence ATGCGGAAGATCGCATCTTGCATTCTGTTTCTGCTCTTCTCAGTCGCTGCCTTCGCTCACTGCGACGGACTCGACGGTCCGGTCGTCAAAGCGGCCCGCGCAGCGCTCGCTGCGAAGAACGCCAACCTTGTGCTGATCTGGGTCCAGCCCAGTCACGAAACCGAGCTTCGCGAGGCATTCCAGTCCGCTCTCAAAGCTGCCGGTTCCACTTCCGAAGAAGCAGCCAACCATAAGTTCTTCGAAACCGCCGTCCGTCTCCATCGTGCCGGGGAAGGCGCTGAATTCGACGGACTCAAGCCTGCCGGCAACATACCCGCTCCACTTGTCGCCGCCGACCGTGCCCTCGAACTCCGCTCGCCGGACATGCTTCTAGAGCAGATCAATGCCGACCACCGCGAGAAAGTTCGTCAGCAATTCCAGAAGGTCGTCAGTGTCGCCGACTATCGCCCCGACGATGTTTCCGCCGGACGCGAATACGTCCACCAGTACGTGGTGCTGCTCCATCTCGTCGAGCACCTCACTCAGGAAGCAGCTCCGGCTTCAGCTCACGATCACCAATAA
- the dut gene encoding dUTP diphosphatase — translation MLKVKLLTASAKAPTIAHPGEDLGYDLYSAQTVTIPARGHHIVSTGISIELDVDGRPAGALIRDKSSMAARRVICTAGVVDAGYRGEIRVVMENLGDAPAEIHQGDKIANLIPYPVLTSEVEVVEELGESRRAAGGFGSTGRK, via the coding sequence ATGCTCAAAGTGAAGCTTCTGACCGCGTCGGCCAAGGCGCCGACCATTGCTCATCCGGGAGAAGACCTCGGGTACGACCTTTATTCGGCGCAGACGGTGACGATCCCGGCGCGAGGACACCACATCGTTTCGACCGGGATATCCATTGAATTGGACGTTGACGGACGCCCGGCGGGGGCGTTGATTCGCGATAAGTCGTCGATGGCGGCGCGACGGGTGATCTGCACTGCGGGTGTGGTGGATGCCGGCTATCGCGGGGAGATTCGCGTGGTGATGGAGAATCTTGGCGATGCTCCGGCGGAGATTCACCAGGGAGATAAGATCGCGAATCTGATTCCGTATCCGGTGCTTACGAGCGAGGTGGAAGTGGTGGAAGAACTGGGCGAGTCGAGAAGAGCTGCCGGAGGTTTTGGGTCGACGGGACGGAAGTAG
- the purN gene encoding phosphoribosylglycinamide formyltransferase, whose product MKNLGILLSGRGSNFMAIAENIRRGTIQAQITAVISNRPEAPGLEHARKLGLNAVCIPSKGKAREQHDAEVIAALKQAQVDLICLAGYMRLLSPDFIRAFPQRILNIHPSLLPAFPGLDAQKQAFEYGVKVSGCTVHFVDEFLDHGAIIVQKVVPVLADDDDHTLAARILEQEHVAYSEAINVVLSGKYEVVERRVVVR is encoded by the coding sequence ATGAAAAACCTTGGCATTCTTCTTTCGGGGCGCGGTTCGAATTTCATGGCAATCGCCGAGAATATTCGGCGCGGCACCATTCAGGCACAGATTACGGCGGTGATATCGAACCGTCCGGAGGCACCCGGGTTGGAGCACGCGCGGAAACTGGGGCTGAACGCAGTTTGCATACCGTCGAAGGGGAAGGCGCGCGAGCAGCATGATGCCGAGGTGATCGCGGCGTTGAAGCAGGCGCAGGTGGATTTGATTTGCCTGGCCGGGTATATGAGGCTGCTGTCGCCGGATTTCATACGGGCTTTTCCGCAGCGGATCCTGAACATCCATCCGTCGCTGCTGCCGGCATTCCCGGGGCTGGATGCGCAGAAGCAGGCGTTCGAGTATGGAGTGAAGGTGTCCGGATGCACGGTACATTTCGTGGACGAATTCCTGGACCACGGAGCGATCATCGTGCAGAAGGTGGTGCCGGTGCTGGCGGATGACGACGATCACACACTGGCGGCACGGATCCTCGAGCAGGAGCACGTAGCATATAGCGAGGCGATCAACGTCGTGCTGAGCGGGAAGTATGAGGTGGTGGAGAGAAGGGTTGTGGTGCGCTAG